A stretch of Synechococcus sp. WH 8020 DNA encodes these proteins:
- a CDS encoding 5-formyltetrahydrofolate cyclo-ligase encodes MKKKELRSEYRRVRDALMPKLNASLVQSVLAHLNAQPRPHRRGAIGITWPLPGEPDLRRLAELQHAPLALPATAEDYSVTYHPWRDAPSPTELRGDAFSIPAPLSSPALKPDAIALLLIPALAVDQRGVRLGYGGGCYDRLLIQPGWSMLPTFAVLPEACIHPTLLPTDPWDRPLDGWITEKGCSLRRASQQSECSAR; translated from the coding sequence ATGAAGAAAAAGGAACTGAGGTCTGAATACCGCCGTGTGCGAGATGCGCTGATGCCAAAGCTGAATGCGTCACTGGTTCAAAGCGTGCTCGCCCATCTGAACGCCCAACCACGTCCTCACCGCCGAGGAGCCATTGGAATCACCTGGCCCCTTCCTGGAGAACCCGATCTACGCCGGCTGGCCGAACTTCAGCATGCCCCACTTGCCCTGCCTGCAACGGCAGAGGACTACAGCGTTACCTATCACCCTTGGCGAGATGCTCCATCGCCAACAGAGCTTCGCGGTGATGCCTTTTCCATTCCAGCCCCACTTTCATCACCAGCCTTGAAACCGGATGCAATAGCCCTCTTGCTCATTCCCGCCCTTGCGGTCGATCAACGGGGCGTACGCCTTGGCTACGGAGGCGGCTGTTATGACCGCTTGCTCATCCAACCAGGGTGGTCAATGCTGCCGACCTTCGCAGTCCTCCCAGAGGCGTGCATTCATCCCACCTTGCTACCGACAGACCCCTGGGATCGGCCCTTGGATGGTTGGATCACTGAGAAGGGCTGCAGCTTGCGTAGGGCTAGCCAGCAGAGCGAATGTTCTGCAAGATGA
- a CDS encoding carbonic anhydrase translates to MTLNRRSFLFRSGLNAFGLAAAMQLIKPAKADAAFLAPKESARSCRPDDSLTALIEGNRRFATAWQAKNKATSLSDRAQVMSNLWLDNCFLPASVLEDTQSPWASILSCADSRVAPEWIFDAAAGDLFVVRSAGNTAFNEGIASLEFGVAVLKTPLILVLGHSNCGAVKAARSSDSLTPLFDQLVMPIRTNLIPGSNLENAIKNNASVTAQRLITYSDVLANAVQRGSLQIVAGYFDIASGKVSII, encoded by the coding sequence GTGACACTCAATCGACGCTCTTTTCTGTTTCGTAGTGGCTTAAACGCTTTTGGTCTGGCAGCTGCCATGCAGTTGATCAAGCCAGCCAAGGCCGACGCAGCATTTCTAGCGCCCAAGGAATCTGCCCGTTCCTGCCGCCCAGACGATTCACTCACTGCCCTCATCGAGGGAAATAGGCGGTTTGCGACAGCTTGGCAAGCGAAGAACAAGGCAACAAGTTTGAGCGATCGTGCGCAAGTGATGTCCAACCTTTGGTTAGACAATTGCTTCCTTCCTGCAAGCGTTCTGGAAGACACTCAATCCCCATGGGCTTCTATCCTTAGCTGTGCTGACTCAAGAGTTGCTCCGGAATGGATTTTTGATGCTGCTGCTGGTGATTTGTTTGTCGTTCGCAGTGCAGGGAACACGGCTTTTAACGAAGGGATTGCTTCTCTTGAGTTTGGGGTTGCAGTCTTAAAAACACCCTTGATATTGGTCTTGGGCCACAGCAATTGTGGCGCTGTCAAGGCAGCTCGATCAAGTGATTCACTCACACCACTGTTCGATCAGCTGGTTATGCCGATACGAACCAACTTGATCCCAGGCAGCAACTTAGAGAATGCTATTAAGAATAATGCCAGTGTGACCGCTCAACGGCTCATCACATACAGCGATGTTTTAGCAAACGCAGTTCAAAGGGGCAGTCTTCAGATCGTGGCAGGGTATTTCGACATTGCCTCCGGAAAAGTCTCGATCATCTGA
- a CDS encoding AbrB family transcriptional regulator encodes MLTGSELLTKVKDLGDVSKTDLATACGYVSKKKDGSDRVNFTAFYEALLNAKGIDLGGGNAGVGKGGRKLSYVATVQGNGNLLIGKAYTAMLDLQVGDEFTIKLGKKAIRLIPVGGEEEGDD; translated from the coding sequence ATGCTTACCGGATCCGAACTGCTCACCAAGGTCAAAGACCTAGGCGATGTTTCCAAGACTGATCTCGCCACTGCTTGCGGCTACGTCTCCAAAAAGAAAGACGGAAGCGATCGGGTCAATTTCACAGCCTTTTATGAGGCTCTCCTTAATGCCAAGGGCATTGACCTCGGCGGCGGAAACGCTGGCGTTGGTAAAGGTGGACGCAAGCTTTCTTACGTTGCAACAGTTCAAGGCAACGGCAATCTGCTGATCGGCAAGGCTTATACAGCAATGCTTGATCTCCAAGTTGGTGACGAATTCACAATCAAGCTTGGCAAAAAAGCCATTCGTCTGATTCCTGTTGGTGGTGAGGAAGAAGGAGACGATTGA
- a CDS encoding protein adenylyltransferase SelO, producing the protein MSHPAKQNPEQSLSSFENFIKNANYSLLDTLNPDPESTKDGNDHRPRQVRSGHFVPVTPKPLEQPNYISHSETFFSELGLDQALALNEEFKKLFSGDLSETRAPMRPFGWATGYALSIYGTEYNQQCPFGNGNGYGDGRAISIFEGILKGQRWEMQLKGGGPTPYCRGADGRAVLRSSVREFLAQELMHALGVPTSRSLTLYVSQTETVRRPWYSESSNSSEPDILVADPVAISTRVAPSFIRVGQLELFARRARNNKHPEILKELRMIVLHLIDREYKAEIDQTLDFSSQLIQLAELYRERLTTLVAHWLRIGYCQGNFNSDNCAAGGFTLDYGPFGFCEVFDPLYQPWIGGGEHFSFFNQPVAAEANFHMFWKAIRLLITDDASALEKLDKIYDGFKQKINTTIQQMWADKLGLTHYNEALVNELFQLMVQTKVDFTIFFRELCKIPIDLSDLKISFYASIPTQLEHQWQTWLQSWNELIQERRNPTEIAEKMKRVNPKYTWREWLIAPAYQQAKQGDYALFKELQEVFSHPYEEQSQAIEEKYYRLKPAQYFNTGGISHYSCSS; encoded by the coding sequence ATGTCACATCCAGCCAAGCAAAATCCTGAACAATCATTATCTTCTTTTGAGAATTTTATTAAAAACGCAAATTATTCACTACTAGACACTCTTAATCCTGATCCAGAATCCACAAAAGATGGGAATGATCATCGCCCTCGGCAGGTCCGCTCTGGTCATTTTGTTCCTGTCACTCCAAAGCCCCTGGAACAGCCCAACTACATAAGCCATAGCGAAACATTTTTCTCCGAACTCGGCTTAGATCAAGCACTAGCCTTGAATGAAGAATTTAAGAAACTATTCTCGGGTGATCTCTCTGAAACTCGAGCCCCGATGAGACCATTTGGTTGGGCAACAGGGTACGCCTTATCAATTTATGGAACTGAATATAATCAACAATGTCCATTTGGAAACGGCAATGGCTATGGGGATGGTCGTGCCATTTCTATCTTTGAAGGAATCCTTAAAGGTCAACGTTGGGAGATGCAATTGAAAGGGGGAGGACCCACTCCTTATTGTCGAGGTGCAGATGGACGTGCAGTGCTGCGCTCAAGCGTAAGAGAATTTCTTGCGCAGGAATTGATGCATGCCCTAGGGGTACCTACGTCGCGTTCTTTAACACTTTATGTATCACAGACAGAGACAGTTAGGCGACCTTGGTATTCAGAAAGCTCGAACTCGTCTGAGCCCGATATTTTAGTAGCGGATCCAGTTGCAATTTCAACACGTGTAGCACCCTCCTTTATACGCGTTGGTCAATTGGAGTTATTTGCACGACGCGCTCGAAACAACAAGCATCCAGAAATATTAAAGGAGTTACGCATGATCGTATTGCATTTAATCGATCGAGAATACAAAGCTGAAATTGATCAGACTTTAGATTTTTCTTCTCAACTCATACAGCTAGCAGAGCTCTACAGAGAACGCCTTACGACCTTAGTTGCGCATTGGTTACGCATTGGTTATTGCCAAGGTAATTTCAATAGTGACAACTGTGCAGCTGGTGGCTTCACCCTGGACTATGGACCGTTTGGATTTTGTGAGGTCTTTGATCCGCTTTACCAGCCTTGGATTGGGGGTGGTGAACACTTCTCATTCTTTAACCAGCCAGTAGCGGCTGAAGCCAATTTTCATATGTTTTGGAAGGCCATAAGGCTGCTTATCACAGATGATGCGTCAGCTCTGGAGAAATTAGACAAGATCTATGATGGGTTTAAACAAAAAATCAACACCACTATTCAACAGATGTGGGCAGACAAACTTGGCCTCACCCACTACAACGAAGCTCTCGTCAATGAATTGTTCCAGCTCATGGTTCAAACCAAAGTTGATTTTACAATTTTCTTCCGCGAGCTCTGCAAGATTCCAATTGATCTGTCTGATTTAAAAATAAGCTTTTATGCATCGATCCCCACACAGCTAGAGCATCAATGGCAAACCTGGCTTCAGAGCTGGAACGAGCTGATACAAGAACGTAGGAATCCAACCGAGATCGCAGAAAAGATGAAGCGCGTTAATCCAAAATACACCTGGCGCGAGTGGCTCATTGCCCCTGCTTATCAACAAGCGAAGCAAGGTGATTATGCGCTTTTCAAAGAATTGCAGGAGGTCTTTAGCCATCCCTATGAGGAGCAATCACAAGCAATCGAAGAAAAATACTATCGCCTAAAACCTGCTCAGTACTTCAATACAGGAGGAATTTCTCATTACAGCTGCTCATCATAG
- the ruvC gene encoding crossover junction endodeoxyribonuclease RuvC — MRILGIDPGLARVGYGVIDVEPRKGKQEGSQQMIDCGIIRTDPGRSEGERMVEIARDLRQIIRIHQPELASVEKFFFYRSSNTIAVVQARGVLIMTLARFGLPILEFPPMQIKQALTGHGHADKDEVLEAVMRELNLDTPPRPDDAADALAVALTGWFQR, encoded by the coding sequence TTGCGGATCCTCGGCATTGATCCAGGCTTGGCAAGGGTTGGATACGGCGTGATCGACGTAGAGCCACGCAAGGGCAAACAGGAAGGTTCGCAACAGATGATCGACTGCGGAATCATTCGCACCGATCCAGGCCGAAGCGAGGGGGAGCGAATGGTGGAAATTGCCCGAGACCTTCGCCAAATCATTCGCATCCACCAACCGGAACTAGCCAGCGTGGAGAAGTTTTTCTTTTACCGCTCCAGCAACACCATCGCCGTTGTACAGGCTCGAGGGGTGTTGATCATGACGCTCGCACGCTTTGGGCTTCCGATTTTGGAATTCCCGCCGATGCAAATTAAGCAGGCGCTAACAGGACATGGCCATGCAGACAAAGACGAAGTCCTAGAGGCCGTAATGCGTGAACTCAATCTCGACACGCCCCCGCGGCCCGATGATGCTGCCGACGCTCTAGCCGTTGCACTGACAGGATGGTTTCAACGCTGA
- the bchI gene encoding magnesium chelatase ATPase subunit I: MSSPRKRRVFPFTAVIGQEEMKLALLLNVIDPRIGGVMIMGDRGTGKSTTIRALADLLPGIEVVAGDPYNSSPTDPDLQSSDVRQRLEHGEALGTEQRQVPMVDLPLGATEDRLCGTIDIEKALSEGVRAFEPGLLAKANRGLLYVDEVNLLDDHLVDVLLDSAASGWNTVEREGVSVRHPARFVLIGSGNPEEGELRPQLLDRFGMSVEVRTVRDPQLRVKVVDQRTAFDSDPDAFSMSVTAGQDALQARVVEAQQRLEQVTIDDDLRLSISSVCGELDVDGLRGDIVTNRAARALAAFEGRTEVSEDDVARVVSCCLRHRLRKDPLEQIDSGDRVVKVFCKVFERNESSDRSEFELALAS, from the coding sequence GTGAGTTCACCGCGCAAGCGCAGAGTCTTTCCCTTCACCGCCGTCATCGGCCAGGAAGAGATGAAGTTGGCGCTGCTGCTCAACGTGATCGACCCGCGCATCGGCGGCGTGATGATCATGGGAGACCGGGGGACGGGCAAATCCACCACGATCCGAGCGCTTGCAGACCTGCTGCCCGGCATTGAGGTGGTTGCAGGCGATCCCTACAACAGCTCTCCGACCGATCCTGACCTACAAAGCAGTGACGTGAGGCAGCGCTTGGAACACGGCGAAGCCCTTGGCACGGAACAACGCCAGGTGCCCATGGTGGACCTTCCCCTTGGCGCCACAGAAGATCGCCTCTGCGGGACGATCGACATTGAAAAAGCATTGAGTGAGGGCGTCCGCGCCTTTGAACCAGGCTTGCTGGCCAAAGCCAACCGGGGCCTGCTCTACGTCGACGAAGTCAACCTGCTCGATGATCACCTGGTTGACGTTCTGCTCGACTCCGCAGCCTCTGGCTGGAACACAGTGGAACGCGAGGGTGTCTCCGTGCGTCACCCCGCCCGCTTCGTGTTGATTGGATCAGGCAACCCGGAAGAAGGGGAGCTGCGCCCCCAACTGCTCGATCGATTTGGAATGAGTGTGGAAGTACGCACCGTTCGCGATCCACAGTTAAGAGTGAAAGTGGTGGACCAGCGAACGGCCTTCGACAGTGACCCCGACGCCTTCAGCATGAGCGTGACGGCCGGCCAAGATGCCCTGCAGGCCAGGGTGGTGGAAGCGCAGCAACGCCTTGAGCAGGTCACCATTGACGATGACTTGCGCCTCAGCATCTCATCGGTCTGCGGGGAATTAGACGTGGATGGCTTGCGTGGCGACATTGTGACCAATCGGGCAGCACGTGCCCTAGCCGCCTTTGAGGGGCGCACAGAGGTCAGTGAGGACGATGTTGCCCGCGTGGTGTCTTGCTGCCTGCGCCATCGACTGCGCAAAGACCCTTTGGAACAAATTGACTCCGGCGATCGGGTGGTCAAGGTGTTCTGCAAGGTGTTTGAGCGCAATGAATCGAGTGATCGCTCGGAGTTCGAACTGGCCTTGGCCAGCTAG
- a CDS encoding DUF3370 domain-containing protein translates to MRHSLLLAVAAFCLITIPGTPSKADNQEADSLVRQQQLRPLPGQLDERLLLNDNNPELITGEGVLLSTFPTNQGLDVAFDGRFDLFSHHVYAGKAEELASTLWLAVLAQPLGDEPVTIDVISGSTSLSQATKPGQTAAPFLPLPAFMAETTTPIASGPGSRVAGDLLRGDQAPELPKQIKLAPGHASALLVLPIPVAGLDPLLNGRNLQLRLKSSAPVYLATVAAYGNNDSPPSDQRWRALLSAGTRSPKEHQPTPRGSKGRMIYSRVSGVQIGSTWTGTLADPGSKTLNINEAPISWPISSLERGDLGTAQVQTAELKRFDKGTAWAAHGNYGVEYDLTLPLRNPERSSRTVAIALESPDKRGSSNSQLQFKPGGSGPVMFRGPIEVTGLDGANGRAMGRRRFHLVLRRGQEGPQLGTVSLAPGESRRVRVRLVYPADATPPQVLTVLPVKQSNSSTDVHP, encoded by the coding sequence ATGCGTCATTCTTTGCTGCTGGCCGTCGCGGCCTTCTGCCTTATCACCATCCCGGGCACGCCATCCAAGGCGGACAACCAGGAGGCGGATTCATTGGTTCGTCAGCAGCAGCTGCGTCCACTTCCAGGCCAATTGGATGAACGACTACTGCTCAATGACAACAACCCCGAGCTGATCACCGGTGAAGGGGTGCTGCTGTCCACCTTTCCAACCAACCAAGGGCTGGATGTGGCCTTTGACGGCCGTTTTGATCTGTTCAGCCACCACGTTTACGCCGGCAAAGCCGAGGAGCTCGCCTCCACCCTCTGGCTGGCAGTGCTTGCCCAACCACTAGGAGACGAACCCGTCACGATTGACGTAATTAGCGGCAGCACCTCCTTATCTCAGGCGACCAAACCAGGGCAAACAGCAGCCCCGTTCCTACCCCTGCCCGCATTCATGGCAGAAACCACCACCCCAATCGCCTCTGGACCAGGGAGCCGGGTGGCTGGGGACTTACTCCGAGGCGATCAGGCTCCTGAGCTTCCCAAGCAAATCAAGCTTGCCCCTGGACATGCCAGTGCACTTTTGGTCCTTCCGATTCCCGTAGCAGGGCTTGACCCACTGCTCAACGGCCGCAATCTGCAGCTTCGGCTGAAGAGTTCTGCACCGGTGTATCTCGCAACGGTAGCGGCCTACGGCAACAACGACTCGCCACCCAGCGATCAACGCTGGAGAGCACTGCTGAGCGCCGGGACGCGAAGCCCGAAAGAGCATCAGCCCACGCCACGGGGCAGCAAGGGTCGGATGATTTACTCGAGGGTGAGCGGCGTCCAGATCGGCAGCACCTGGACCGGAACCTTGGCAGATCCAGGCTCCAAAACCCTGAACATCAATGAAGCGCCGATCTCATGGCCGATCAGCAGCCTGGAGCGAGGTGACCTCGGCACCGCTCAAGTGCAAACTGCTGAACTGAAAAGATTTGACAAGGGAACGGCCTGGGCCGCCCACGGAAATTACGGCGTGGAATACGACCTCACCCTTCCGTTACGCAACCCTGAGCGCAGCTCTCGAACGGTGGCGATCGCCCTGGAGTCCCCCGACAAACGGGGTAGCAGCAACAGCCAATTGCAGTTCAAACCTGGCGGCAGCGGACCGGTCATGTTTCGCGGCCCCATTGAGGTAACGGGTCTGGATGGAGCCAACGGAAGGGCGATGGGCCGGAGGCGCTTTCACCTCGTTTTGCGACGTGGTCAAGAAGGACCACAGCTTGGGACGGTGTCTCTAGCTCCAGGAGAGAGCCGAAGGGTGCGTGTACGACTGGTTTATCCCGCAGATGCCACACCACCGCAGGTGCTCACCGTGCTGCCTGTGAAACAATCCAATTCATCAACCGACGTTCACCCGTGA
- a CDS encoding serine hydrolase: protein MASSRSSQKPPGWGRPLRLLLRLVLMGVGLGIITGSALKLAGPAVQRRDLTLPSWLTPRVKPDQPVQSDSKPAILNPPSSTDTLGRFETKQELTALSKRWEALAAQDPDLQVSAFMLALDDGRYAQLNPDTALPAASAIKTPILLVAIEEIDAGRLSWNEPLTLSKTVVGGGAGWMASKPLGTRFPTYEVATEMIRVSDNTATNLLIERVGGQADLNARFNSLGLSATKVNNWLPDLKGTNTTSARDLARAIALVDTGEALSIRGRDLFREVMGTSVTNRLLPGGLLKGLGGSQGKPDDSLMIKGYRVLNKTGDIGIAYADAGLIELPDGRRAVAAFVVKGPFNDPRSTELIRNMAAAMAPVLKPKPAPPRQR, encoded by the coding sequence TTGGCCTCCAGTCGTTCCAGTCAAAAGCCCCCTGGTTGGGGACGTCCCCTGAGGTTGCTGCTGCGACTGGTACTGATGGGTGTGGGCCTGGGCATCATCACAGGCTCTGCCCTGAAGCTTGCGGGTCCTGCTGTCCAGCGCAGAGATCTCACCCTTCCCAGCTGGCTCACGCCAAGGGTCAAACCGGACCAGCCAGTCCAGAGCGATTCAAAGCCTGCCATTTTGAATCCCCCAAGCAGCACAGACACGCTTGGACGCTTCGAGACCAAACAAGAGCTCACCGCCTTAAGCAAACGCTGGGAGGCGCTAGCAGCCCAGGACCCAGATCTTCAAGTGAGTGCCTTCATGCTGGCGCTCGACGATGGCCGCTACGCCCAACTCAATCCAGACACGGCATTGCCGGCCGCTAGCGCCATCAAAACGCCAATCTTGCTTGTAGCTATTGAAGAAATTGATGCGGGCAGGCTGAGCTGGAATGAACCGCTCACCCTCAGCAAAACGGTGGTGGGAGGCGGCGCCGGCTGGATGGCCAGCAAGCCACTTGGGACTCGTTTCCCAACCTATGAAGTAGCCACCGAGATGATTCGCGTCAGCGACAACACAGCCACAAATCTGCTGATTGAACGGGTGGGAGGACAAGCGGATCTGAACGCGCGCTTCAACAGCCTGGGACTCAGTGCCACCAAGGTGAACAACTGGCTGCCAGACCTCAAAGGCACCAACACCACCAGCGCCCGTGATCTAGCCAGAGCGATCGCCCTCGTGGATACCGGAGAAGCGCTCTCGATTCGCGGCCGCGATCTCTTTCGCGAAGTGATGGGCACATCCGTCACCAATCGGCTCCTCCCCGGTGGACTCCTGAAGGGCCTGGGGGGCTCCCAGGGGAAACCCGATGACAGCCTGATGATTAAGGGCTATCGCGTGTTGAACAAAACCGGCGACATCGGGATCGCTTACGCCGATGCTGGACTGATCGAACTTCCCGATGGTCGCCGTGCCGTTGCTGCCTTCGTTGTGAAAGGTCCCTTCAATGATCCCCGCTCCACAGAGCTGATCCGAAACATGGCTGCCGCCATGGCACCGGTGCTCAAACCCAAGCCAGCGCCTCCACGTCAACGCTGA
- a CDS encoding RNA methyltransferase, with translation MTLAVVLVEPAGPLNVGSVARLCANYNIQDLRLVAPRCDPGDPEAVRMAVHGDAVLQDAAIFPSLIEAVADCHQVVASCGRIDHGEIPLQSPEEIAPWIQSARTQGLRSALVFGREDRGLSNDELLISHRVFKLHTGDVYPSLNLSHAVAVVLHELERERRLPAKPDAPVSEIPASAPELDGCLRDAEDLLLEVGFLLDHTASARMAKVKGLVQRALIRSDEVALLRGMVRQLRWAARRNRP, from the coding sequence TTGACATTGGCTGTGGTGCTGGTCGAGCCAGCGGGACCTCTCAATGTGGGCAGCGTGGCCCGATTGTGTGCCAACTACAACATTCAAGATCTCAGGCTGGTAGCACCCCGTTGTGATCCAGGTGATCCAGAGGCTGTGCGCATGGCCGTCCACGGTGATGCCGTTCTTCAAGACGCCGCGATTTTTCCCTCGTTGATCGAGGCCGTCGCGGATTGTCATCAGGTGGTGGCCAGTTGCGGGCGGATCGATCACGGCGAGATCCCCCTGCAATCACCCGAGGAGATCGCGCCCTGGATTCAATCGGCCAGGACGCAAGGCCTGCGCTCGGCCCTGGTGTTTGGACGGGAGGATCGAGGGCTCTCCAATGACGAACTCCTGATCAGCCATCGGGTTTTTAAGTTGCACACCGGAGATGTCTACCCATCTCTCAACCTCTCCCATGCCGTGGCAGTGGTTCTGCATGAGCTGGAGCGGGAACGGCGCTTGCCGGCTAAACCTGATGCGCCAGTCAGTGAGATCCCTGCCAGCGCTCCTGAGCTGGATGGCTGCTTGCGTGATGCAGAAGACCTTCTGCTCGAGGTGGGCTTCCTCCTGGACCACACAGCAAGCGCTCGGATGGCCAAGGTGAAAGGGCTCGTGCAACGGGCCCTGATTCGCAGCGATGAGGTGGCCCTCTTGCGCGGGATGGTGCGTCAATTGCGTTGGGCAGCGAGGCGCAACCGCCCGTAA
- a CDS encoding c-type cytochrome, with protein sequence MTAPSSTAAAIPERSRGLIAALTVLAAMACIVLLVWMLGNTRQDPYTKATLALEGSEQHGGQMFRINCAGCHGIAAQGLVGPSLKGVSDRRKDMQIIHQVVSGETPPMPRFEIEPQNMADLLAYLKTLS encoded by the coding sequence GTGACGGCACCGTCATCAACTGCTGCAGCAATCCCAGAGCGGAGTCGAGGGCTCATCGCGGCCCTTACCGTTCTCGCGGCGATGGCTTGCATCGTGTTGTTGGTCTGGATGCTGGGCAACACGCGACAAGATCCATACACCAAAGCAACTCTTGCCCTGGAAGGATCGGAGCAGCACGGCGGTCAGATGTTCCGCATCAATTGCGCCGGATGTCATGGCATCGCAGCCCAGGGACTGGTTGGACCGAGCTTGAAAGGCGTCAGTGATCGGCGTAAGGACATGCAAATCATTCACCAGGTGGTGAGTGGTGAAACACCACCCATGCCCCGCTTTGAAATCGAGCCTCAAAACATGGCTGACCTGCTCGCCTATCTCAAAACACTCTCTTGA
- the petG gene encoding cytochrome b6-f complex subunit V encodes MIEPLLCGIVLGLIPITLMGLFVAAWNQYRRGSALGG; translated from the coding sequence ATGATCGAACCCCTTCTTTGCGGCATTGTGTTGGGTTTGATCCCGATCACCCTGATGGGGTTGTTTGTTGCCGCTTGGAATCAGTACCGCCGGGGTAGTGCTCTGGGGGGCTGA
- the hisH gene encoding imidazole glycerol phosphate synthase subunit HisH encodes MSRSVQTIGLIDYGMGNLFSVQTCFKRLGSSLKAVQHPGDLEGCQALILPGVGAFDPAMDRLEATGLIPKLIAWNKADRPLLGICLGLQLLFESSEEGQRKGLGLLPGRVKQLPKEQGERIPHMGWGRLQIDRPSPLLPDPSSAEWMYFVHSFAAVPEDTQDRAASVEFGSGHATAAVWRKRLGACQFHPEKSALTGQHLLSRWLEWLHLGAPLMP; translated from the coding sequence ATGTCTCGTTCAGTTCAGACCATTGGACTGATCGATTACGGCATGGGGAATCTTTTTTCTGTTCAAACCTGTTTTAAGCGCTTGGGGAGTTCCCTCAAGGCTGTGCAACATCCTGGGGATTTAGAAGGCTGTCAGGCCTTGATCCTTCCTGGGGTGGGCGCCTTTGATCCAGCGATGGATCGCTTAGAAGCCACAGGGCTGATTCCTAAATTGATTGCTTGGAACAAAGCAGATCGTCCACTCCTTGGAATTTGCTTAGGTTTACAGCTGTTGTTTGAGTCCAGCGAGGAAGGCCAACGCAAGGGTCTTGGCTTGCTCCCTGGACGTGTCAAACAGCTTCCCAAGGAGCAGGGAGAGCGCATCCCTCACATGGGCTGGGGAAGGCTGCAGATCGATCGCCCCTCACCCCTTCTTCCAGATCCGTCCAGCGCTGAATGGATGTATTTCGTTCATTCATTTGCCGCTGTGCCCGAGGACACTCAGGATCGAGCTGCAAGTGTGGAATTCGGATCAGGTCATGCCACGGCTGCGGTTTGGCGCAAACGGCTGGGGGCCTGTCAATTTCACCCTGAGAAATCAGCCCTTACAGGGCAGCATTTGCTGTCGAGATGGCTGGAATGGCTGCACCTGGGCGCTCCGTTGATGCCGTGA
- the trxA gene encoding thioredoxin, with the protein MSSATAVTDASFEQDVLQSDVPVLVDFWAPWCGPCRMVAPIVDEISKEFEGKIKVFKLNTDENPNVASQYGIRSIPTLMVFKGGQKVDTVVGAVPKATLSGTISKHL; encoded by the coding sequence ATGTCCAGCGCTACCGCTGTAACCGACGCATCCTTTGAACAGGATGTCCTTCAAAGTGACGTTCCGGTCTTAGTTGACTTCTGGGCTCCCTGGTGTGGCCCTTGCCGCATGGTGGCTCCAATTGTTGACGAGATCTCCAAGGAATTCGAAGGCAAAATCAAAGTCTTCAAGCTCAATACCGACGAGAACCCGAACGTCGCTAGCCAATACGGGATTCGTAGCATTCCTACGTTGATGGTGTTCAAGGGCGGGCAGAAGGTTGACACCGTCGTTGGCGCAGTTCCCAAAGCCACGCTCTCCGGCACGATTTCGAAGCATCTCTGA